One genomic region from Nostoc sphaeroides encodes:
- a CDS encoding rhodanese-like domain-containing protein has protein sequence MQFPNVKEITTKELAQLLLGSAKPRPLVLDARSQIEYAVSHIETAAQIDALIPDLAVLSTVSKDRPIVVYCAVGYRSAKLAQQLNETGMKCIYNLSGGIFHWANEGRLIFKDDQSTQVVHPYNAIWGKLLKARYHAQEH, from the coding sequence TTGCAGTTTCCTAATGTTAAAGAAATTACAACCAAAGAATTAGCTCAATTACTATTAGGTTCTGCAAAGCCTCGGCCATTAGTGCTAGATGCACGGAGTCAGATAGAATATGCAGTGAGCCATATTGAAACAGCAGCGCAGATAGACGCTCTTATACCTGACTTAGCAGTACTTTCTACAGTTTCAAAAGACAGACCAATTGTCGTGTACTGCGCCGTTGGCTACCGTAGCGCCAAATTAGCCCAGCAGCTTAATGAAACTGGGATGAAGTGCATTTATAACTTGAGTGGTGGCATTTTTCACTGGGCAAATGAAGGAAGGCTCATTTTTAAAGACGACCAATCTACACAGGTTGTACATCCTTACAATGCAATCTGGGGAAAACTTCTGAAAGCTCGTTACCATGCTCAGGAGCATTAA
- a CDS encoding TIGR04283 family arsenosugar biosynthesis glycosyltransferase: MSQVSIIIPTLNEATNLGRTLRQLTLLNPPPSEVIVVDGGSQDQTVTVAKQIFESFNQTLNVQILSSQQRGRSLQMNYGASAATGDIICFLHADTWVPDDLITIINKTLAEPTIACGGFISLMSGSQTTRWGISLHNYLKTYYAPLLFKPHLFFRGLRLLFGDQVMFCRRIDFWDCGGFDQALPIMEDGDLCLKLVKKGRIYLVNRIVHSSDRRVAKWGSFKATAIYLYIGLLWGIGVNANYLKQFYEDIR; the protein is encoded by the coding sequence ATGTCTCAAGTTTCTATTATCATTCCTACTTTAAATGAAGCAACTAACTTAGGACGGACATTGCGCCAACTGACTTTACTTAATCCTCCTCCTTCTGAGGTGATAGTGGTAGATGGTGGCAGCCAAGATCAGACGGTGACAGTTGCAAAGCAAATTTTTGAGTCATTTAATCAAACTTTGAATGTACAAATTCTTTCATCTCAACAGCGAGGGCGTTCTCTTCAGATGAACTATGGAGCATCAGCAGCAACTGGAGATATCATTTGCTTTCTTCATGCAGATACTTGGGTTCCAGATGATCTAATTACCATCATCAACAAGACTCTGGCAGAACCTACCATTGCCTGTGGCGGGTTCATTTCTCTGATGTCAGGATCTCAAACAACTCGTTGGGGTATCTCTCTACATAATTATTTAAAAACCTATTACGCACCACTGTTATTTAAGCCTCACCTCTTTTTTCGAGGATTGCGTCTGTTGTTTGGAGATCAAGTAATGTTCTGTCGTCGAATTGATTTTTGGGATTGTGGCGGATTTGATCAGGCATTGCCGATTATGGAGGATGGAGATTTATGCCTGAAGTTAGTTAAAAAAGGACGTATCTATCTGGTAAATCGGATTGTTCATTCCTCAGATCGTCGCGTAGCCAAATGGGGTAGCTTCAAAGCAACTGCAATTTACCTTTATATTGGCCTTTTGTGGGGGATTGGGGTTAATGCAAATTATCTTAAACAGTTTTATGAAGATATTCGCTGA
- a CDS encoding glycosyltransferase, which yields MHIGFLNPQGNFDSANSHITKHPDFGGQLIYVKQVAIAIAQMGHKVDIITRQIIDPEWPEFAQAIDTYPGIDNVRIIRLPAGPKEFLSKELLWPHLVADWIPNILKFYQQQGGLPDAMTAHYGDGGLCGALIEEETGIPFTFTAHSLGAQKMDKLEVTRENLAEIDEQFYFRYRILAERLSMNRSAINITSTRQERFEQYSHRVYSGAVDLDNDNRFAVIPPGADFSIFGAKARYENEEATHMLIQERLARDIAEPRRDLPVILASSRLELKKNILGLVQAFAMSPILQERSNLVLLTGGLDDPLREETTDCMAEEVLAPIREVVKENDLWGKVSAFVLLDQSQESLAAAYRFMVKRRSVFALTALYKPFGLAPLEAAVAGLPVVATKNGGPSESLRQGNKEYGVLVDPEDPADIARGLERLLCDGQEWEYFAQAGQQRVLKTYTWESTAENYLTLLEQILSSPETRPRDELFPIHPYFRNPESQTDVFLEELGDLYFGSNQRVLSTSSL from the coding sequence ATGCACATTGGATTTCTCAACCCTCAAGGCAATTTTGATTCAGCCAATAGTCACATCACGAAACACCCAGATTTTGGGGGTCAGTTGATCTACGTTAAGCAAGTCGCCATAGCCATAGCTCAAATGGGTCATAAAGTTGATATTATCACCCGTCAAATTATTGACCCGGAGTGGCCAGAGTTTGCCCAAGCGATTGACACTTATCCAGGGATCGATAACGTCCGCATTATCCGCTTACCAGCAGGGCCAAAAGAATTTCTCTCTAAAGAGTTGTTATGGCCTCATCTAGTCGCTGATTGGATACCCAACATCTTGAAGTTTTATCAACAGCAAGGTGGTTTACCCGATGCTATGACTGCTCACTACGGCGATGGAGGACTGTGTGGCGCTCTAATTGAAGAGGAGACAGGTATACCTTTTACCTTTACTGCTCATTCTCTCGGCGCTCAAAAGATGGACAAACTGGAAGTCACCCGAGAGAATCTCGCAGAAATAGACGAGCAATTCTATTTCAGATATCGCATTTTAGCAGAACGCCTGAGCATGAATCGCTCGGCCATTAATATCACCAGTACACGACAAGAACGCTTTGAACAGTATTCTCATCGAGTCTATAGTGGTGCAGTGGATCTAGACAACGACAACCGCTTTGCAGTGATTCCACCGGGAGCAGATTTCTCGATTTTCGGTGCAAAAGCGCGTTACGAAAATGAGGAGGCTACCCACATGCTCATTCAGGAGCGATTGGCACGGGACATTGCAGAACCACGTCGAGATTTGCCTGTTATCCTAGCATCCAGTAGATTAGAGCTGAAAAAAAATATATTAGGGCTAGTGCAAGCCTTCGCAATGAGTCCAATACTTCAGGAACGATCTAACTTGGTGCTACTTACAGGGGGGCTGGACGATCCTTTACGAGAGGAAACTACTGACTGCATGGCTGAAGAGGTATTAGCTCCGATTCGGGAAGTGGTCAAAGAAAACGACTTGTGGGGCAAGGTGAGTGCCTTTGTCCTGTTAGATCAGTCTCAAGAATCACTGGCAGCAGCCTATCGGTTTATGGTTAAACGTCGCTCAGTATTTGCGCTGACCGCACTCTACAAACCCTTTGGGCTTGCTCCCTTAGAAGCAGCAGTTGCAGGTTTACCAGTGGTAGCAACTAAGAACGGTGGCCCCAGCGAGAGCTTGCGGCAGGGAAATAAGGAATATGGCGTACTCGTTGACCCAGAAGATCCTGCTGATATTGCACGGGGCTTGGAGCGGTTGCTATGTGATGGTCAGGAGTGGGAGTATTTTGCCCAAGCGGGTCAGCAACGGGTACTGAAGACGTACACTTGGGAATCTACTGCTGAAAACTACCTGACTTTGCTTGAGCAGATTCTGTCTTCACCGGAAACCCGCCCTCGTGATGAACTCTTTCCCATCCATCCCTACTTCCGTAATCCAGAATCGCAAACCGATGTTTTTTTGGAAGAATTGGGCGACCTCTACTTTGGCTCTAACCAAAGGGTACTAAGTACATCTAGCCTGTGA
- a CDS encoding DUF547 domain-containing protein, whose amino-acid sequence MIDFEPWDRLLRQYVDQQGRVDYIAWKKEQPQAIADWLSSQKNLAFKSNSNNLEELALWINLYNAFTISTILERYPIESIRPRILGIPNWLAFLWFFQRRAYYMFGESYSLAKIENSILREKLQEPRIHFAIVCASVGCPLLRSGAYFPEQVIQQLDEDTRRFMNNAEKVRYDMESKTLYCNKILKWYRQDFLKVAPSIPEYIRSYLKTDYPLNASTRISYLDYDWSLNQRISS is encoded by the coding sequence ATGATTGATTTTGAACCTTGGGACAGATTATTGCGTCAGTATGTTGATCAACAGGGTCGTGTAGACTACATTGCTTGGAAAAAGGAGCAACCCCAAGCAATTGCAGATTGGTTGTCGAGCCAAAAAAATCTGGCTTTTAAATCTAATAGCAACAATCTCGAAGAATTGGCATTGTGGATCAACCTTTACAATGCGTTCACCATTTCGACAATTTTGGAGAGATACCCGATAGAATCGATTCGTCCGCGAATTTTAGGGATTCCCAACTGGCTAGCTTTTTTGTGGTTCTTCCAACGTCGCGCTTATTATATGTTTGGGGAAAGTTATAGTTTAGCTAAAATTGAGAACTCTATTCTACGGGAAAAATTGCAGGAGCCACGAATTCATTTTGCGATCGTTTGTGCTTCAGTTGGTTGTCCTTTACTACGTTCGGGAGCTTACTTTCCTGAGCAGGTTATTCAGCAATTAGATGAAGATACACGTCGTTTCATGAATAACGCTGAAAAAGTCCGTTATGACATGGAGAGCAAAACGCTTTACTGTAATAAAATCTTGAAATGGTATCGTCAAGATTTTTTAAAGGTTGCACCCTCCATTCCCGAATACATCCGCTCCTACTTGAAAACAGACTATCCCCTTAATGCTTCAACGCGAATATCCTATCTTGATTATGATTGGAGCTTAAATCAGCGAATATCTTCATAA